In a single window of the Raphanus sativus cultivar WK10039 chromosome 9, ASM80110v3, whole genome shotgun sequence genome:
- the LOC130500401 gene encoding uncharacterized protein LOC130500401 isoform X3, producing MWCLPTVRPNVSEMFKCSSSLRRFHSPMLKQATAARFSTTSSSPYLPPLFSVAPMMEWTDNHYRTLARIITKHAWLYTEMIAAQTLIHQQTNLDRFLAFSPQQHPIVLQLGGSNVESLAKAAKLSHPYGYDEINLNCGCPSPKVAGHGCFGVTLMLNPKLVGEAMSAIADNTNVPVTVKCRIGVDDHDSYDELCDFVYKVSTLSPTRHFIVHSRKALLGGISPADNRRIPPLKYEYYYALARDFPDLKFTINGGITSVSKVNAALEKGAHGVMVGRAAYNNP from the exons ATGTGGTGCCTACCAACTGTTCGACCTAATGTCTCAGAGATGTTCAAgtgttcttcttctctccgtCGTTTTCATTCTCCGATGCTCAAACAAGCCACAGCTGCAAGATTCTCCACCACTTCTTCATCTCCTTATCTTCCTCCTTTATTCAG CGTCGCACCGATGATGGAGTGGACAGACAATCATTACAGGACGCTTGCTCGCATCATAACAAAACATGCTTGGCTTTACACTGAGATGATTGCTGCTCAAACTCTTATTCACCAGCAGACcaatttg GACAGGTTCTTGGCGTTTTCTCCGCAGCAACATCCTATTGTTCTTCAGCTTGGAGGGAGCAATGTGGAGAGCCTTGCAAAAGCTGCTAAGCTTTCTCATCCTTACGGATACGATGAAATTAATCTcaa CTGTGGATGCCCTAGCCCTAAGGTAGCTGGACATGGATGCTTTGGTGTTACCCTCATGCTCAACCCCAAG CTTGTTGGAGAGGCAATGTCTGCCATTGCTGATAATACCAACGTCCCTGTTACTGTGAAATGTCGAATTGGTGTAGACGATCATGATTCCTATGATGAGCtct GTGACTTTGTTTACAAGGTTTCTACTCTGTCACCAACTAGGCATTTCATTGTTCATTCGCGCAAGGCACTTCTTGGTGGAATAAGCCCTGCTGATAACCGGAGAATCCCTCCTCTAAA GTACGAGTACTACTATGCCCTTGCGCGTGACTTTCCAGACTTGAAATTCACAATTAATGGCGGCATTACTTCTGTATCGAAG GTAAACGCTGCACTGGAGAAAGGAGCTCACGGAGTCATGGTAGGCCGCGCTGCATATAacaa CCCCTAG
- the LOC130500401 gene encoding uncharacterized protein LOC130500401 isoform X2, protein MWCLPTVRPNVSEMFKCSSSLRRFHSPMLKQATAARFSTTSSSPYLPPLFSVAPMMEWTDNHYRTLARIITKHAWLYTEMIAAQTLIHQQTNLTGLLLVLHQDRFLAFSPQQHPIVLQLGGSNVESLAKAAKLSHPYGYDEINLNCGCPSPKVAGHGCFGVTLMLNPKLVGEAMSAIADNTNVPVTVKCRIGVDDHDSYDELCDFVYKVSTLSPTRHFIVHSRKALLGGISPADNRRIPPLKYEYYYALARDFPDLKFTINGGITSVSKVNAALEKGAHGVMPLADPGTC, encoded by the exons ATGTGGTGCCTACCAACTGTTCGACCTAATGTCTCAGAGATGTTCAAgtgttcttcttctctccgtCGTTTTCATTCTCCGATGCTCAAACAAGCCACAGCTGCAAGATTCTCCACCACTTCTTCATCTCCTTATCTTCCTCCTTTATTCAG CGTCGCACCGATGATGGAGTGGACAGACAATCATTACAGGACGCTTGCTCGCATCATAACAAAACATGCTTGGCTTTACACTGAGATGATTGCTGCTCAAACTCTTATTCACCAGCAGACcaatttg ACAGGTCTCCTTCTTGTGTTGCATCAGGACAGGTTCTTGGCGTTTTCTCCGCAGCAACATCCTATTGTTCTTCAGCTTGGAGGGAGCAATGTGGAGAGCCTTGCAAAAGCTGCTAAGCTTTCTCATCCTTACGGATACGATGAAATTAATCTcaa CTGTGGATGCCCTAGCCCTAAGGTAGCTGGACATGGATGCTTTGGTGTTACCCTCATGCTCAACCCCAAG CTTGTTGGAGAGGCAATGTCTGCCATTGCTGATAATACCAACGTCCCTGTTACTGTGAAATGTCGAATTGGTGTAGACGATCATGATTCCTATGATGAGCtct GTGACTTTGTTTACAAGGTTTCTACTCTGTCACCAACTAGGCATTTCATTGTTCATTCGCGCAAGGCACTTCTTGGTGGAATAAGCCCTGCTGATAACCGGAGAATCCCTCCTCTAAA GTACGAGTACTACTATGCCCTTGCGCGTGACTTTCCAGACTTGAAATTCACAATTAATGGCGGCATTACTTCTGTATCGAAG GTAAACGCTGCACTGGAGAAAGGAGCTCACGGAGTCATG CCCCTAGCAGACCCTGGGACTTGTTGA
- the LOC130500359 gene encoding uncharacterized protein LOC130500359 — MGRKGAAAKKDKNLKAEESEKRGTVENLMDHREGAAGAKGEEYDKQIVSLTEAAAKIDPPHLIDHLVKAMRECLCGDDELLSRYTDYFEEAFSGVAFPWVKMFKDAPLSTLIDIPLSQIPTPLYKFSVDWIQQRQIEYLSDIVSWLCDRILDNLAEGGDNVPASYRPRSQAGHFVVLAMVLRCRPDSLVAVLPSLRDKDTYQGPDKLPLIVWMMAQASVGDLSTGLYSWMCNLLPLVSNDKCCPQSLDLVLQLAEFILSRPEALTILVKGGGVMEGQRLVPLPSLEILLRLTFPAPSARVETTKRFEAIYPLLKEVALSPERAGGGRFAMKKLFSFALTLAGDKGNHVLLTKEATSIAIRTLTENIDCFDLWDKLYMDNPEVSVSLLKKLVDEWNSHFFRLSTSPSETLTDIVKQTIESFRRQNKRAIAEGGANCSLYKEADEYCKLISWRLLRVSAMTAGVVTAASAALSFAAVAASRYL, encoded by the exons ATGGGTCGCAAGGGTGCTGCTGCGAAGAAGGATAAGAATCTGAAGGCGGAGGAATCTGAGAAGCGAGGGACGGTAGAAAACCTAATGGATCATCGCGAGGGTGCGGCGGGGGCGAAGGGGGAGGAATATGATAAGCAGATAGTGTCTCTGACCGAAGCAGCGGCAAAGATCGATCCTCCTCATCTTATTGATCACCTCGTCAAAGCAATG AGAGAGTGTTTGTGTGGGGATGATGAGCTGTTGTCGAGGTATACCGATTACTTTGAAGAGGCATTCTCAGGAGTAGCGTTCCCATGGGTGAAGATGTTCAAGGACGCTCCTTTGTCCACTCTCATCGAT ATTCCGTTATCTCAAATTCCTACGCCTCTCTACAAATTTTCAGTCGATTGGATCCAACAACGTCAAATTGAATATCTCTCGGATATTGTATCTTGGTTGTGTGATCGTATTCTGGACAATTTGGCTGAAGGTGGTGACAATGTTCCAGCATCTTATCGCCCCAGATCTCAG GCGGGACATTTTGTTGTATTGGCTATGGTATTGCGCTGTAGACCTGATTCTTTGGTTGCGGTTTTGCCTTCACTGAGGGATAAAGACACGTATCAAGGACCCGACAAGCTTCCCCTTATTGTTTGGATGATGGCTCAGGCCTCCGTAGGTGATTTATCTACTGGCTTGTATTCATGGATGTGTAACTTGCTACCGCTAGTCAGTAATGACAAGTGCTGCCCTCAGTCTTTGGATCTCGTCCTTCAATTAGCTGAGTT CATTTTGTCTCGTCCGGAGGCTCTCACTATACTCGTAAAAGGAGGTGGTGTTATGGAAGGACAGCGTCTGGTTCCACTTCCTTCACTTGAGATCTTGCTGCGCCTCACATTCCCTGCTCCATCCGCAAGAGTTGAg ACTACAAAGAGGTTTGAGGCAATTTATCCCTTGTTGAAGGAAGTGGCTCTTTCACCAGAGAGGGCAGGAGGAGGAAGATTTGCCATGAAAAAATTATTCTCGTTTGCCTTGACCTTAGCTGGAGATAAAG GGAATCATGTCTTATTAACCAAGGAAGCTACATCAATCGCTATCAGAACTCTGACCGAAAACATAGACTGCTTTGACCTTTGGGACAAACTTTATATGGATAATCCAGAAGTCAGTGTTTCTCTTCTTAAGAAGCTTGTAGACGAATGGAACAGTCATTTCTTCAGGCTATCAACATCACCAAGTGAGACTCTCACTGACATTGTCAAACAAACTATAGAGAGCTTCAGGCGTCAG AACAAAAGAGCCATCGCTGAAGGAGGAGCCAATTGTTCTCTTTACAAAGAAGCTGACGAGTACTGCAAACTGATCTCTTGGAGACTCCTGCGTGTAAGTGCCATGACAGCTGGAGTAGTTACTGCTGCATCAGCAGCTCTATCATTCGCTGCAGTAGCAGCCAGCCGCTATCTATAG
- the LOC130500401 gene encoding uncharacterized protein LOC130500401 isoform X1, translated as MWCLPTVRPNVSEMFKCSSSLRRFHSPMLKQATAARFSTTSSSPYLPPLFSVAPMMEWTDNHYRTLARIITKHAWLYTEMIAAQTLIHQQTNLTGLLLVLHQDRFLAFSPQQHPIVLQLGGSNVESLAKAAKLSHPYGYDEINLNCGCPSPKVAGHGCFGVTLMLNPKLVGEAMSAIADNTNVPVTVKCRIGVDDHDSYDELCDFVYKVSTLSPTRHFIVHSRKALLGGISPADNRRIPPLKYEYYYALARDFPDLKFTINGGITSVSKVNAALEKGAHGVMVGRAAYNNP; from the exons ATGTGGTGCCTACCAACTGTTCGACCTAATGTCTCAGAGATGTTCAAgtgttcttcttctctccgtCGTTTTCATTCTCCGATGCTCAAACAAGCCACAGCTGCAAGATTCTCCACCACTTCTTCATCTCCTTATCTTCCTCCTTTATTCAG CGTCGCACCGATGATGGAGTGGACAGACAATCATTACAGGACGCTTGCTCGCATCATAACAAAACATGCTTGGCTTTACACTGAGATGATTGCTGCTCAAACTCTTATTCACCAGCAGACcaatttg ACAGGTCTCCTTCTTGTGTTGCATCAGGACAGGTTCTTGGCGTTTTCTCCGCAGCAACATCCTATTGTTCTTCAGCTTGGAGGGAGCAATGTGGAGAGCCTTGCAAAAGCTGCTAAGCTTTCTCATCCTTACGGATACGATGAAATTAATCTcaa CTGTGGATGCCCTAGCCCTAAGGTAGCTGGACATGGATGCTTTGGTGTTACCCTCATGCTCAACCCCAAG CTTGTTGGAGAGGCAATGTCTGCCATTGCTGATAATACCAACGTCCCTGTTACTGTGAAATGTCGAATTGGTGTAGACGATCATGATTCCTATGATGAGCtct GTGACTTTGTTTACAAGGTTTCTACTCTGTCACCAACTAGGCATTTCATTGTTCATTCGCGCAAGGCACTTCTTGGTGGAATAAGCCCTGCTGATAACCGGAGAATCCCTCCTCTAAA GTACGAGTACTACTATGCCCTTGCGCGTGACTTTCCAGACTTGAAATTCACAATTAATGGCGGCATTACTTCTGTATCGAAG GTAAACGCTGCACTGGAGAAAGGAGCTCACGGAGTCATGGTAGGCCGCGCTGCATATAacaa CCCCTAG